The Drosophila nasuta strain 15112-1781.00 chromosome 2L, ASM2355853v1, whole genome shotgun sequence genome window below encodes:
- the LOC132798995 gene encoding transient receptor potential cation channel protein painless-like, translating into MESYIEADSFAEFAKAINKMSVNDLTPIFENLLSRPHRAEFLKLCLQKGCNRNYVNNETGKAAINYAAESLHFSNLYLLINFEQEKDKTNKKRKNEKMSTETIKKTYNKEEETGTSNHNSVTINVENSNVDRSSAVGVEESIELLPEKNVSEKAVIKDIDHKYQNQTALNYLASHLTSDNASEVRECMELLLLNGAEVNAMDDSGEVPLSYTASAIYISGFNCQRGVDLFGN; encoded by the exons ATGGAGTCTTACATTGAGGCGGATAGTTTCGCAGAGTTTGCGAAAGCCATTAATAAAATGTCAGTTAACGATTTAACACCAATTTTTGAGAATTTGCTATCAAGACCGCACCGAGCAGAATTCCTAAAACTATGCTTACAAAAAGGATGTAATAGGAATTAC GTGAATAATGAGACTGGAAAAGCTGCCATAAACTATGCTGCCGAATCTTTGCATTTCAGTAATTTATAtctgttaattaattttgagcAAGAAAAAGACAAGactaacaaaaaaaggaaaaatgaGAAGATGTCTACCGAAACAATCAAAAAGACATATAATAAGGAAGAGGAGACGGGAACTTCTAACCACAACTCTGTGACAATAAATGTAGAAAATAGTAATGTCGATCGCTCCTCAGCTGTTGGAGTTGAGGAATCCATTGAATTATTGCCTGAGAAAAATGTATCCGAAAAAGCTGTTATAAAAGATATAGATCATAAATACCAAAACCAAACAGCACTCAACTATTTAGCCAGCCATTTAACTTCAGACAATGCTAGTGAAGTTCGTGAGTGCATGGAACTCTTGCTTCTAAATGGCGCAGAAGTGAATGCAATGGATGATTCCGGGGAAGTACCGTTGAGTTAC ACTGCTTCAGCGATATACATCAGCGGATTTAATTGCCAAAGAGGCGTGGATCTATTTGGAAACTAA
- the LOC132783602 gene encoding probable serine/threonine-protein kinase DDB_G0278665, translated as MNIKSYTNESLQVDDDEKESKLATTATAATKTTRTTHSEHKEVGARAAHVVVVVVDEAKAELLHNQQQQQQQHHNKDKAYVATAATTTTAATANHLNIEAIEKAASMVAINNNDGDGDNDKDNNCSNNNNNNSSSSNSGCNKIKKPLRQRRISLSENHNHNKYSHDSSHSNIDVQTFTNTKELNQVNLNSSSTTTATSQSLLSTSLEAASATTTTTAAITTTKSSLATATVAEISQQQQQQQQLIMSPTAGSSSTTPATATTTASSAVHLRKSHSTPALKFAGNSSSHSSSNHIVVEYDQCTINNNNNKNDGCKFKTQVESAMEASNIAIKDVAVAAHLKRQQQHHQQPLQHEQLQRLNGNNDSNKCNTTIDATKPATPESLRFGCTHYKRRAMFVTPCCNKFYKCRFCHDENESHHFDRKTLTELICSECNTRQKVQEQCENCGVRFGKYTCLICNLFDDADKQQYHCHGCGICRIGGAHNFFHCEVCNMCLPIQLKIDGHRCVENISRSHCPVCLGDIHTSRIPCHIPDCGHLLHKMCFDQLLASGHYTCPTCQTSLIDMTALWEYLDAQALRMPVPLKYENQRVHIFCNDCHKTSKTKFHFIGLKCVHCGAYNTTQDVKRRLSLVTDEPTTA; from the exons atgaatataaaaagttACACAAACGAAAGTTTGCAAGTGGATGACGATGAAAAGGAATCAAaactagcaacaacagcgacagcggcaacaaaaacaacaagaactacaCACAGTGAGCACAAAGAAGTTGGCGCTAGGGCAGctcacgttgttgttgtggttgtcgaTGAAGCAAAGGCTGAATTACTAcacaaccagcaacagcagcagcagcagcatcacaaCAAAGACAAAGCTTATgtcgcaacagcagcaacaacaacgacagcggcAACCGcgaatcatttaaatattgaagcAATTGAAAAAGCAGCGTCGATGGTAGCaattaacaacaacgacggcgacggcgacaacgacaaagacaacaactgcagcaacaacaacaacaacaacagcagcagcagcaacagtggcTGCAACAAAATTAAGAAGCCGCTGAGGCAACGAAGAATATCGCTAAGTGaaaaccacaaccacaacaaataCTCGCAcgacagcagccacagcaacattGATGTACAAACATTTACCAATACAAAAGAACTCAATCaagtcaatttaaattcttcgtcaacaacaacagcaacgtcgCAATCGTTGCTGTCGACCTCACTGGAGGCTGCgtcagctacaacaacaacaacagcagcaataacaactacaaaatCATCTTTAGCTACAGCTACTGTTGCTGAGatatcgcagcagcagcagcagcaacaacagctgattATGTCGCCAACTGCTGGTTCGTCATCAACAACCCccgccacagcaacaacaacagcatcgagTGCTGTTCATTTGCGAAAATCACACTCAACGCCGGCTCTCAAATTCgctggcaacagcagcagccacagcagcagcaaccacattGTTGTAGAGTACGATCAATGTacgatcaacaacaacaacaacaagaacgatGGCTGTAAATTCAAAACGCAAGTTGAGTCTGCGATGGAGGCCAGCAACATTGCCATTAAGgatgttgctgtcgctgcgcACTTgaagcgacaacagcaacatcatcaacagccACTGCAACACGAGCAATTGCAACGCCTCAATGGCAACAACGATAGCAACAAGTGCAATACAACAATAGATGCCACAAAGCCAGCGACACCGGAATCATTGCGATTCGGTTGCACGCACTACAAACGACGCGCCATGTTTGTG ACGCCGTGCTGCAACAAGTTCTACAAATGCCGTTTCTGCCACGATGAGAACGAATCGCATCACTTTGATCGCAAAACCCTCACCGAACTCATCTGCTCCGAGTGCAACACGCGGCAGAAGGTGCAGGAACAGTGCGAGAATTGCGGCGTGCGCTTTGGCAAG TATACTTGCCTCATTTGCAACCTGTTCGATGATGCGGACAAGCAGCAGTATCATTGTCATGGCTGTGGTATCTGTCGCATTGGAGGCGCCCATAATTTCTTTCACTGCGAAGTGTGCAACATGTGTCTGCCGATACAGCTAAAGATCGATGGTCATAGG TGTGTGGAGAACATATCACGATCGCATTGTCCGGTTTGCTTGGGTGACATTCACACATCGAGGATTCCATGCCACATTCCGGACTGCGGCCATTTGCTGCACAAGATGTGCTTCGATCAGCTGCTCGCATCGGGTCACTACACGTGTCCCACCTGTCAGACATCACTGATCGATATGACGGCGCTCTGGGAGTATCTCGATGCTCAGGCTCTACGCATGCCTGTGCCGCTCAAATATGAGAATCAACGTGTGCACATCTTCTGCAACGATTGTCACAAG ACTTCTAAAACCAAATTCCATTTTATTGGACTCAAGTGCGTGCATTGCGGCGCCTACAACACCACTCAGGACGTGAAACGTCGCCTCTCCTTGGTCACCGATGAGCCGACGACCGCCTGA
- the LOC132798991 gene encoding transient receptor potential cation channel protein painless-like, translating into MLFAVINTVIKSGILILVVAIFGVCFHIEFGNSTETTNATNNTNATNNTNATDTLSLNFDALSSAVMKSFIMSTGEYDASGANIKNLGQYLLLFVFIIIVGISLFNLLVARALNDIQLIQSQAEIFRAIYRINIMKPSDITITIRDLCKKNAFWMKPSYNKLQKIMIQKFKYPLKMTFYYTKVNATDKGTTDYAIDFVSPKRTFYGRIKMPQHFDYNSFKRVVEIAEKNSNKEQQTNQNIELNSDRADFQRKLEIAMKDQMNLIQISLKQQTETIKRIETILQETRHTK; encoded by the exons ATGCTCTTTGCGGTGATCAACACTGTAATCAAATCGGGCATACTAATTTTGGTGGTTGCTATATTTGGAGTATGTTTCCATATAGAATTCGGAAATTCAACGGAGACAACGAATGCCACGAATAACACGAATGCCACGAATAACACGAATGCCACGGATACTTTAAGCTTGAATTTTGATGCCCTCAGCTCAGCAGTCATGAAGTCATTTATAATGTCAACTGGAGAATATGATGCTAGCGGTgctaatattaaaaatttaggGCAATATCTTCTATTATTTGTGTTTATCATCATCGTGGGAATTTCGTTATTTAATCTCCTTGTCGCGAGGGCCTTGAACGACATTCAG TTGATTCAATCCCAAGCGGAAATTTTTAGAGCCATATATCGCATCAATATAATGAAACCTTCTGACATCACGATTACAATAAGGGATTTGTGTAAAAAAAATGCGTTTTGGATGAAGCCGTCTTATAATAAGTTGCAGAAGATTatgatacaaaaatttaaatatccGCTAAAGATGACTTTTTACTATACCAAAGTTAATGCCACCGATAAAGGCACGACTGATTATGCTATTGATTTCGTTAGCCCAAAAAGGACGTTTTACGGAAGAATCAAAATGCCTCAACACTTTGACTATAATTCGTTTAAACGTGTAGTTGAAATTGCTGAGAAAAATTCGAACAAGGAACAACAAACCAATCAGAACATAGAGCTGAATAGTGATAGAGCAGATTTTCAAAGAAAATTGGAAATTGCGATGAAGGATCAAATGAACTTAATTCAAATTAGCTTAAAGCAACAGACTGAGACTATTAAGCGTATAGAAACTATCTTACAAGAAACTCggcacacaaaataa
- the LOC132783592 gene encoding transient receptor potential cation channel protein painless-like, producing the protein MENYIEVDNYTDFENAIKNVKDASELTNVYEKLLSTPQRSRFLKLCLEKGCNKNYVNYDTGKAAINYAAESRHFINLFLLIYFNMMGKKDKSVKINIENLNEYSPSADESCPLQILPDIPKGETVNSEHIKEIDHKYKNQTALNNLASHLTSKTAGEDRECMELLLRNGAAVNAMDNSGEVPLSYVMKNTELSPNDKYELIYMLLQRYTTADSIAKEAWNYLKTNHMKKHSELKRDNLEDMISKRKNLEDMISTNQQIGKGLYLKRRLSDVYSRSNSLQGNYIKNLLERYANRGDVNAMKMLQQILGTISRNDIDFSLMCKSYGKEVFQELLNTPNLQIDYVELAKDFIEKMPSEFDKKEEHIKHVELLQILLKRRDGLASAADEEGRPLLSYAALKRNEVAVRELLRHGAYMGMRNDYKVLPIKNIRPEVIEEHLDYCIQMDAVKSNDSNITMDFTNICHPPNGPNTNPQLRYNDMSTIAYIKKSRNLRHLLNHPIVSTILVHKWQKYSKFFYTHFAIYLIFIILLTTLIVSDYRSLSYVCLPFIIYLAIHEVVQYNISPVHYFREFFVNGLDILVIILSIIVCCPWWTSRNFETFAVLASCFRLFSHMSLIPITWISKPFRMLFMVINTVFKLGILILVVFLFGLCFYIQNGNGTQVKSANETDSISFDFDTFASALMKSTIMATGEYDAGNIKITSLWQYLLLFVFVIIVGISLFNLLVAKALNDIQLIQNQAEIFSAINRINVLNTCEVLLYAQFWNILDQFKLFKRPSDNSLRQITIRQYNYPLKISTVYYKNRNKSNIVNEANAADSAKNSNCSQNNKTDRVSPDSSLGRKPDIASLKKSIFDSFKTNDIDYKLLKRAVEIAEKNSSRDPQTSQEIE; encoded by the exons atggaGAATTATATAGAAGTTGATAATTACACGGATTTTGAGAACGCCATTAAGAACGTGAAAGATGCCAGCGAATTAACAAATGTTTATGAAAAATTGCTATCAACGCCGCAACGTTCACGATTCCTAAAATTATGCTTAGAAAAGGGCTGTAATAAAAACTAT gtgAATTATGATACTGGTAAAGCTGCCATAAACTATGCTGCTGAATCAAGGCATTTTATTAATCTATTcctattaatttattttaatatgatgGGCAAGAAGGACAAATctgtgaaaataaatatagaaaatctTAACGAATATTCCCCTTCAGCGGATGAATCATGCCCTCTGCAAATTTTGCCTGATATACCCAAAGGAGAAACTGTTAACTCTGAAcatataaaagaaatagatcataaatacaaaaaccaAACGGCACTCAACAATTTAGCCAGCCATTTAACTTCAAAAACTGCTGGTGAAGATCGTGAGTGCATGGAACTCTTGCTTCGAAATGGCGCCGCAGTGAATGCAATGGATAATTCCGGGGAAGTACCGTTGAGCTACGTGATGAAGAACACTGAGTTGAGTCCAAATGATAAATACGAGCTAATTTACATGCTACTTCAGCGATATACAACAGCAGATTCAATTGCCAAAGAGGCGTGGAACTATTTGAAAACTAACCATATGAAAAAGCATTCAGAACTTAAAAGGGACAATCTTGAAGATATGATATCTAAGCGAAAGAATCTTGAAGATATGATATCTACAAATCAACAAATAGGTAAAGGCCTCTATTTGAAACGACGACTATCGGATGTTTATAGTAGAAGCAATTCACTGCAAGGTAACTATATAAAAAATCTATTGGAAAGATACGCCAATCGAGGCGACGTAAATGCCATGAAGATGCTGCAACAAATATTGGGTACAATCTCAAGAAACGATATTGATTTCTCTCTTATGTGTAAGTCTTATGGCAAAGAAGTCTTTCAAGAGTTGCTAAATACACCCAATCTGCAAATCGATTATGTGGAACTCGCTAAGGACTTTATTGAAAAGATGCCTTCAGAATTCGACAAAAAAGAGGAACACATAAAACATGTAGAACTATTGCAAATACTGCTAAAGAGAAGAGATGGCCTCGCTAGTGCTGCGGATGAAGAGGGACGTCCTCTATTAAGTTATGCAGCTTTGAAGCGCAACGAAGTGGCGGTCAGAGAGCTGCTACGTCATGGAGCATACATGGGCATGAGGAACGACTACAAAGTGCTGCCGATCAAGAACATCCGACCTGAGGTCATTGAAGAGCATTTGGACTACTGCATTCAAATGGATGCTGTCAAATCGAATGATAGCAATATAACCATGGactttacaaatatttgccatcCACCAAACGGACCCAATACAAATCCCCAACTACGTTACAATGATATGTCGACCATCGCTTATATCAAGAAATCGAGAAATCTACGCCATTTACTTAACCATCCAATAGTGTCGACTATTCTGGTACACAAATGGCAAAAGTATTCCAAATTCTTTTACACTCATTTCGCcatatacttaatttttataatacttCTAACCACACTTATTGTATCGGATTATCGTTCACTCTCATACGTCTGTTTGCCCTTCATCATTTACCTCGCTATTCATGAGGTGGTCCAGTATAATATTTCACCTGTGCACTACTTCCGTGAATTTTTCGTCAATGGCCTGGATATCTTAGTTATCATCCTTTCAATAATTGTATGCTGTCCATGGTGGACATCTCGAAATTTCGAGACATTCGCAGTGCTAGCTTCATGTTTCAGGCTATTTTCTCACATGAGTTTGATACCCATCACGTGGATATCGAAACCTTTTCGTATGCTATTCATGGTTATCAACACTGTATTCAAATTGGGGATTCTTATATTGGTGGTGTTTCTATTCGGATTATGCTTCTACATTCAAAACGGAAATGGGACGCAAGTGAAGTCAGCTAATGAAACGGACTCTATAAGCTTCGATTTTGACACCTTCGCTTCGGCACTGATGAAGTCAACGATAATGGCAACTGGAGAGTACGATGCTggtaatattaaaattacaagTCTATGGCAATATCTTctattatttgtgtttgtcaTCATCGTGGGAATTTCGTTATTTAATCTGCTCGTGGCGAAAGCATTGAACGACATTCAG TTAATTCAGAATCAAGCGGAGATTTTTAGCGCCATAAATCGCATCAATGTTCTGAACACCTGTGAAGTCTTACTTTACGCACAGTTCTGGAATATATTGGATCAgtttaaacttttcaaaagGCCGTCCGATAATTCTTTAAGACAGATTACGATACGTCAATACAACTATCCTCTAAAAATATCGACTGTTTACTATAAGAATAGAAATAAGAGTAATATTGTTAATGAAGCTAATGCAGCCGATAGTGCAAAGAATAGTAATTGTTCACAAAACAACAAGACTGATCGTGTCTCACCAGATTCTTCGCTTGGCCGTAAACCAGATATCGCTAGCCTTAAAAAATCGATTTTCGattcatttaaaactaatGACATTGACTACAAGTTGCTCAAACGTGCAGTCGAAATTGCTGAGAAAAATTCGAGCAGGGATCCGCAAACTAGTCAAGAAATTGAGTAG